The Candidatus Fermentibacter sp. genome has a window encoding:
- the mutS gene encoding DNA mismatch repair protein MutS yields MNTPLMQQYRSERERHPGKLLLFQMGDFFETFFEDAAILSRTLGITLTSRDLDRETGERVPLAGFPVHALDNYLPRLIRAGLKVAICEQTEDPAKAKKLVRREVTEIVTPGTLVAGQALGERETALLCSVHSAGSEWAAAFCDLSTGSAGAFAGSMEAVLEEISRRTPRELLLAESSTVEPPGSVSTTRLEDWRFGQAAAAEAVKRRLGVTALGGLGLEESPAPLGAVGALLSYVEDVKRNIASKVEFTGLYSAGDIMVIDARSALALDLVDTAGPDRQAVLADATDRTATPGGGRTYRNWLLSPPRAARETRARHDAVEELLLSGRCGTLSGMLSSFCDLERQAGRLLTLKSGPRDLHAIGATAALLPSLARDLSSFSSELLCEVSAMDTLDDIGDDIGSTIAPDPPARPGDGDTIAKGVSGELDELREARHGGRSWMAAMEETERAATGIQRLSIGYNRVFGYFIEVPRSMAGQVPERFVRRQTLATSERYTTPGLHEMEVKLLRAEEGIAELERTIFDGLRSRVAAGASRIRRTGALLSRLDALCGMAILAGERSYTRPVLADPPCFRLEDGRHPVLDVILPPGDCVPNSLRMDADRRILIVTGPNMAGKSTLLRQAAQTLVMAQAGSFVPATSFVFSPVDRLFTRIGSADRIARGQSTFLLEMADAAAVLNQSTPESFAVMDEIGRGTSTFDGLALAWAIIESLHDSPVHRPLVVFATHYHELTRLPSDLRNCANINVPVRETRQGIVFLYRAAEGPSDRSYGIHVASMAGVPPQVSARAARILARLEKGGVPGETRDDQMTMDFDTPPDGLMEILRGISPDSISPREAQHLLYEIREMLGP; encoded by the coding sequence TTGAACACCCCTCTGATGCAGCAGTACCGGAGTGAGCGGGAGAGGCACCCCGGCAAGCTGCTCCTCTTCCAGATGGGCGACTTCTTCGAGACCTTCTTCGAGGATGCCGCGATCCTCTCCAGGACCCTCGGGATCACACTGACGTCCCGCGACCTGGACAGGGAGACGGGGGAGAGGGTACCCCTCGCCGGCTTCCCGGTCCACGCCCTCGACAACTACCTGCCGAGGCTGATCCGGGCCGGCCTGAAGGTGGCGATCTGCGAACAGACCGAGGACCCCGCCAAGGCGAAGAAACTGGTCCGGCGCGAGGTCACCGAGATAGTCACCCCGGGGACCCTTGTGGCCGGGCAGGCCCTGGGGGAGAGGGAGACGGCCCTGCTCTGCTCAGTCCACTCGGCCGGGTCCGAATGGGCTGCGGCATTCTGCGACCTTTCGACGGGATCGGCCGGGGCTTTCGCCGGATCCATGGAGGCGGTCCTCGAGGAGATTTCACGCAGAACCCCGAGAGAACTGCTGCTGGCCGAGAGTTCCACCGTGGAGCCGCCAGGATCCGTCTCGACCACGAGGCTCGAGGACTGGCGCTTCGGGCAGGCGGCGGCCGCGGAGGCCGTGAAGAGAAGGCTCGGGGTGACGGCCCTGGGGGGCCTGGGGCTGGAGGAGTCGCCTGCACCGCTCGGAGCCGTGGGCGCCCTGCTGTCGTACGTCGAGGACGTCAAGCGGAACATCGCCTCGAAGGTGGAGTTCACAGGGCTATACAGCGCCGGCGACATCATGGTGATCGACGCCAGGAGCGCCCTTGCGCTCGATCTCGTCGACACCGCGGGCCCCGACCGCCAGGCGGTGCTCGCCGACGCGACGGACAGGACCGCGACGCCCGGCGGCGGAAGGACCTACAGGAACTGGCTGCTGTCCCCTCCCAGGGCGGCCCGGGAGACGAGGGCCAGGCATGACGCAGTGGAGGAGCTCCTGCTCTCGGGCCGCTGCGGGACGCTCTCGGGCATGCTCTCGTCCTTCTGCGACCTCGAGAGGCAGGCCGGACGCCTGCTCACTCTCAAGAGCGGGCCGCGGGACCTGCATGCGATAGGCGCGACCGCCGCGCTGCTGCCCTCGCTCGCCCGGGATCTGTCGTCGTTCTCCTCGGAGCTCTTGTGCGAGGTATCGGCGATGGATACGCTGGACGACATCGGGGACGATATCGGATCGACCATCGCCCCGGACCCGCCCGCCCGGCCGGGCGACGGCGACACGATCGCGAAGGGCGTGTCCGGTGAGCTGGACGAGCTGAGGGAGGCGCGGCACGGCGGCAGGAGCTGGATGGCCGCCATGGAGGAGACGGAACGCGCGGCGACCGGCATCCAGAGGCTTTCGATAGGATACAACCGCGTCTTCGGATACTTCATAGAGGTTCCGCGGAGCATGGCGGGCCAGGTGCCGGAACGGTTCGTGCGGCGGCAGACCCTGGCGACAAGCGAGAGGTACACGACCCCCGGTCTCCACGAGATGGAGGTGAAGCTGCTCCGGGCCGAGGAGGGCATAGCCGAGCTGGAGAGGACGATCTTCGATGGCCTCAGGTCGAGGGTGGCCGCCGGAGCCTCCCGGATAAGGCGCACCGGCGCCCTCCTCTCGAGGCTGGACGCGCTCTGCGGCATGGCGATCCTGGCGGGGGAGAGGTCCTACACCAGGCCGGTCCTGGCCGATCCGCCGTGCTTCCGCCTCGAGGACGGGCGCCATCCCGTGCTCGACGTCATCCTGCCCCCCGGGGACTGCGTGCCCAACTCCCTCAGGATGGACGCCGACCGGAGGATACTGATAGTCACCGGGCCCAACATGGCGGGGAAGTCGACCCTGCTCCGGCAGGCCGCCCAGACCCTGGTGATGGCGCAGGCCGGATCGTTCGTCCCGGCGACCTCGTTCGTCTTCTCACCCGTGGACAGGCTCTTCACGCGTATCGGCTCCGCGGACAGGATCGCCAGGGGGCAGTCCACCTTCCTGCTCGAGATGGCGGATGCCGCAGCCGTGCTCAACCAGTCGACCCCCGAGAGCTTCGCGGTGATGGACGAGATCGGCAGGGGGACGAGCACGTTCGACGGCCTCGCCCTCGCGTGGGCCATAATCGAGAGCCTGCACGACAGTCCTGTCCACCGTCCACTGGTCGTGTTCGCGACACACTACCACGAGCTGACGAGACTCCCCTCCGATCTCAGGAATTGTGCCAACATAAATGTCCCCGTCCGCGAGACTCGCCAGGGCATCGTCTTCCTCTACAGGGCCGCCGAAGGGCCTTCCGACAGGTCCTACGGCATCCATGTGGCCTCGATGGCGGGTGTGCCGCCCCAGGTCTCGGCAAGGGCGGCCAGGATACTCGCCCGCCTCGAGAAGGGCGGAGTGCCGGGAGAGACCCGCGACGACCAGATGACGATGGATTTCGACACCCCGCCGGATGGTCTGATGGAGATCCTTCGCGGCATCTCCCCGGATTCCATTTCGCCCCGGGAGGCCCAGCACCTTCTCTACGAGATCAGGGAGATGCTCGGGCCGTGA
- a CDS encoding PAS domain S-box protein: MVRSRGSEKLDEEPRACSDGASDAAGIPGEASDCAVRMRRRGSEPEENARFADLVPPMLAATRQRIAEIEEEVIRGSSGPVSENIVEDGSSRFFHVRALEGPDGLPAGTIATGFMNPSEDSGEIIQLLHRTLYMITTASPVSAGDLARALPFIAEAAMEASSVDRVSIWVLETAGSTPALRCIALEDREGGATPADMPLLEAPSYVEMLSKERIIESADVASDPRFSEFMEGYFGPCGITSTLDAPIHMEGSVAGVICVERTKSGPRPWMLQDQVLAASLAEITSMTMETARQTEVSLALDRLQAEKAMLLDGVEDVVMHISPDLRILWGNRAAASAMCPGHNPALPPGLDELLEARLPEGVREALAVAGREFTRSEMEYPDSRFRFTSVSRLAGDEGYVLFAHDVTERRHSTRLQDATRRIIESGLTSMDSSTLYREIHSIISEVVPADNYYISLYDPINDILSFPYYVDKYTTPPEPRKPGRGFTEMVLRGGKPLFLSESDIARYISDGQTELIGVLSNWWMGVPLTVGDRVFGVMTVQSYSGGSIDQKMKDALLTLAGAAALVIEKRKTEDSLKGSESRYRALAENAKDGIVLITDGRVVYVNDTLAAMLGYPAAAYINHDFSEFVAESERAKVVSRHFARIRGGQVPGIYETVLKKFDGTEIPVELNVSIISDQGKPGVLGIIRDISDRRRIEDEKRMLDRQIQHSQKLESLGVLAGGIAHDFNNLLMGILGNAGLALMELPPESPVRRTIERLETAALRAAELTNQLLAYSGRGKFMVEPVDMNRVIEEMVNLLQAAIPKNVVLRLDLAHELDMIEGDATQLRQIVMNLIMNAAEAIGERSGIITIATGMTYVDRPYLSGTYIDEDLPEGPYSFLEVSDTGCGMDEKIRAKIFDPFFTTKFTGRGLGLAAVLGIVRGHRGTLKVYSEPGRGSSFKILLPAIGGRAADPQQQTDQAVIGRGTTVLVVDDEETVRTVARLSLEKCGFGVLTAVDGRDGVEIFRENPGLVDLVLLDMTMPHMNGEEAFRDLRRIRPDIKVILSSGYNEMDAAGRFSGKGLAGFIQKPYRPVDLIAKVRSVISPDADKAGK; the protein is encoded by the coding sequence ATGGTCCGCTCCCGGGGAAGCGAGAAGCTCGACGAGGAACCTCGCGCCTGCAGCGACGGAGCTTCCGACGCCGCCGGCATTCCAGGCGAGGCGTCCGACTGCGCCGTCAGGATGAGGAGGCGCGGTTCCGAGCCCGAGGAGAACGCCCGTTTCGCGGATCTCGTCCCCCCCATGCTCGCCGCCACGAGGCAGCGGATCGCCGAGATAGAGGAGGAGGTCATCCGCGGCTCCTCCGGGCCGGTTTCCGAGAACATCGTCGAGGACGGATCGAGCAGGTTCTTCCACGTCAGGGCGCTCGAGGGCCCGGACGGGCTTCCCGCGGGAACGATCGCCACGGGCTTCATGAATCCCTCCGAGGACAGCGGCGAGATCATCCAGCTCCTCCATCGCACGCTCTATATGATCACCACTGCATCCCCCGTCTCCGCGGGCGACCTCGCCAGGGCGCTCCCGTTCATCGCGGAAGCCGCAATGGAGGCCTCGAGCGTCGACAGGGTGAGCATCTGGGTGCTCGAAACCGCAGGCTCCACTCCCGCTCTGAGGTGCATCGCGCTGGAAGACCGCGAAGGCGGGGCGACCCCGGCCGACATGCCGCTGCTCGAGGCCCCGTCCTATGTCGAGATGCTCTCGAAGGAGAGGATCATCGAATCGGCCGACGTTGCTTCGGACCCGAGGTTCTCCGAGTTCATGGAAGGCTACTTCGGGCCCTGCGGCATCACCTCGACCCTCGACGCACCGATCCACATGGAGGGCTCCGTCGCCGGCGTGATCTGCGTCGAGAGGACGAAGTCCGGACCGAGGCCCTGGATGCTGCAGGACCAGGTCCTGGCGGCGTCCCTGGCCGAGATCACGAGCATGACGATGGAAACCGCGAGGCAGACCGAGGTCAGCCTCGCCCTCGACAGGCTCCAGGCCGAGAAGGCAATGCTCCTCGACGGCGTGGAGGACGTGGTGATGCACATCTCGCCCGACCTCCGCATCCTCTGGGGCAACAGGGCCGCAGCCTCCGCCATGTGCCCCGGGCACAACCCCGCGCTTCCGCCCGGTCTCGACGAACTGCTCGAGGCCAGGCTGCCCGAAGGCGTGCGGGAGGCCCTGGCAGTCGCCGGACGAGAATTCACCCGCTCCGAGATGGAGTACCCCGACTCCAGGTTCAGGTTCACCTCGGTGTCCAGGCTCGCGGGTGACGAAGGCTATGTGCTGTTCGCCCACGACGTCACCGAACGCAGGCATTCCACCAGGCTCCAGGACGCGACCCGCCGGATCATCGAAAGCGGGCTCACCTCCATGGATTCGTCCACCCTCTACCGCGAGATCCACTCGATCATCTCCGAGGTGGTCCCGGCCGACAACTACTACATCTCCCTCTACGACCCCATCAACGACATCCTCTCGTTCCCCTACTACGTCGACAAGTACACCACTCCGCCCGAGCCCAGGAAGCCCGGCAGGGGCTTCACCGAGATGGTGCTGCGCGGCGGCAAGCCCCTCTTCCTGTCGGAATCGGACATAGCCAGGTACATCAGCGACGGGCAGACCGAACTCATCGGGGTTCTCTCGAACTGGTGGATGGGCGTTCCGCTGACCGTCGGCGACAGGGTGTTCGGCGTGATGACGGTGCAGAGCTATTCCGGCGGTTCGATCGACCAGAAGATGAAGGACGCCCTGCTGACCCTCGCCGGAGCGGCGGCCCTGGTCATCGAGAAGAGGAAGACCGAGGACTCTCTCAAGGGCAGCGAGTCGAGGTACCGCGCCCTGGCCGAGAACGCCAAGGACGGGATCGTGCTCATCACCGACGGCCGGGTGGTGTACGTCAACGACACCCTCGCAGCCATGCTCGGGTATCCCGCCGCGGCCTACATCAACCATGACTTCTCCGAATTCGTGGCCGAATCCGAGAGGGCCAAGGTCGTGTCGCGGCACTTCGCGAGGATCAGGGGGGGGCAGGTCCCCGGCATCTACGAGACCGTGCTCAAGAAGTTCGACGGAACCGAGATCCCGGTCGAGCTCAACGTCTCGATCATCTCCGACCAGGGGAAGCCGGGAGTGCTCGGCATCATCCGCGACATCTCCGACCGCCGCAGGATCGAGGACGAGAAGCGGATGCTCGACAGGCAGATCCAGCACTCGCAGAAGCTCGAGAGCCTGGGCGTGCTGGCGGGGGGCATCGCCCACGACTTCAACAACCTGCTCATGGGCATCCTGGGCAATGCCGGCCTGGCCCTGATGGAACTCCCCCCGGAATCGCCGGTGAGGAGGACCATCGAGAGACTGGAGACAGCCGCGCTGCGGGCCGCCGAACTGACGAACCAGCTCCTGGCCTACTCGGGTCGAGGCAAGTTCATGGTCGAGCCGGTGGACATGAACAGGGTGATAGAGGAGATGGTGAACCTCCTCCAGGCCGCCATCCCCAAGAACGTAGTCCTGAGGCTCGACCTCGCTCACGAGCTCGACATGATCGAAGGCGACGCCACACAGCTCAGGCAGATCGTGATGAACCTGATCATGAACGCCGCCGAGGCCATCGGCGAGCGGAGCGGGATCATCACCATCGCCACGGGCATGACATATGTGGACAGGCCCTACCTCTCGGGCACCTACATCGACGAAGACCTGCCCGAGGGCCCCTATTCGTTCCTCGAGGTGTCCGATACCGGATGCGGGATGGACGAGAAGATCCGTGCGAAGATCTTCGATCCGTTCTTCACCACGAAGTTCACAGGGCGCGGCCTCGGGCTTGCGGCCGTACTGGGCATCGTGCGCGGCCACCGGGGCACGCTCAAGGTCTATTCCGAACCGGGCCGCGGAAGCAGCTTCAAGATACTCCTCCCGGCTATTGGCGGCAGGGCGGCGGACCCCCAGCAGCAGACCGACCAGGCCGTTATAGGCCGGGGGACGACGGTGCTGGTGGTGGACGACGAGGAGACCGTGAGGACTGTCGCTCGGCTCTCCCTCGAGAAGTGCGGCTTCGGCGTGCTCACCGCCGTGGACGGCAGGGACGGCGTCGAGATCTTCCGCGAGAACCCCGGCCTGGTCGACCTGGTCCTCCTGGACATGACCATGCCCCACATGAACGGGGAGGAGGCCTTCAGGGATCTCCGCAGGATCAGGCCCGACATCAAGGTCATCCTTTCGAGCGGATACAACGAGATGGATGCGGCGGGGCGCTTCTCGGGCAAGGGGCTCGCCGGGTTCATCCAGAAGCCCTATCGGCCTGTGGACCTGATCGCAAAGGTGAGATCGGTGATCTCCCCGGATGCGGACAAGGCCGGGAAATGA
- a CDS encoding peroxiredoxin, giving the protein MLLLGERFPEFRVRTTHGPMFIPNDQAGRWFILFSHPADFTPVCTTEFVSLQKRLGEFRSLNCDIIGLSIDQVFSHMKWTEWIREKLSVDIRFPVIADDTGEMASALDLIHRGKGTNTVRGVFISDPKGILRAMLYYPQELGRNTDEILRMVQGLQISDKHGVAMPANWPRNELIGGNFIVPPPTDEAGAKERTKQYECYDWWFCHRRMGDQGGR; this is encoded by the coding sequence ATGCTGCTTCTAGGTGAGAGGTTTCCTGAGTTCAGGGTCAGGACGACGCATGGTCCGATGTTCATCCCCAACGACCAGGCCGGCAGGTGGTTCATCCTGTTCAGCCATCCCGCCGACTTCACGCCTGTCTGCACGACGGAGTTCGTTTCCCTCCAGAAGAGGCTCGGGGAGTTCAGATCGCTCAACTGCGACATCATCGGGCTGAGCATAGACCAGGTCTTCTCCCACATGAAGTGGACGGAATGGATCAGGGAGAAGCTCTCGGTCGACATAAGGTTCCCCGTGATCGCCGACGACACCGGCGAGATGGCCTCCGCCCTCGACCTCATACATCGCGGGAAGGGCACGAATACGGTCAGGGGAGTCTTCATATCCGATCCCAAGGGCATCCTCAGGGCGATGCTCTACTACCCCCAGGAACTTGGCCGGAACACGGACGAGATACTCCGGATGGTGCAGGGCCTGCAGATCTCCGACAAGCACGGCGTCGCCATGCCGGCCAACTGGCCGAGGAACGAGCTCATAGGCGGGAACTTCATAGTCCCGCCCCCCACCGACGAGGCCGGCGCGAAGGAGAGGACGAAGCAGTACGAATGCTACGACTGGTGGTTCTGCCACCGCAGGATGGGCGACCAGGGCGGGAGGTGA
- a CDS encoding flavin reductase family protein — protein sequence MDRSAFHSLSYGMYIVATGSPELRNGQICNTVFQITSEPAAIAISINKLNYTHECLGSAGSFSVSVLEEDTPMTFIGRFGFKSGRDIDKFEGIAFRTSSSGCPVVLEHATSFIECRIREKFDCGTHTLFLGEAGDAGMLTQARPMTYAYYHMVKKGRSPDRAPTFIGK from the coding sequence TTGGACAGGAGCGCATTCCACAGCCTCAGCTACGGGATGTACATAGTGGCGACAGGATCTCCGGAACTGCGCAACGGGCAGATCTGCAACACCGTCTTCCAGATCACGTCGGAACCGGCCGCGATCGCAATAAGCATCAACAAGCTGAACTACACGCACGAATGCCTCGGATCGGCAGGTTCGTTCAGCGTGTCCGTGCTCGAGGAGGACACCCCGATGACCTTCATCGGGAGGTTCGGGTTCAAGTCGGGCCGTGACATCGACAAGTTCGAAGGAATCGCGTTCAGGACGAGTTCCTCGGGATGCCCCGTGGTACTGGAACACGCGACTTCGTTCATCGAGTGCCGCATCCGCGAGAAGTTCGACTGCGGCACCCACACGCTCTTCCTGGGCGAGGCCGGGGACGCGGGCATGCTGACCCAGGCCAGGCCCATGACATATGCCTACTATCACATGGTGAAGAAGGGCAGATCGCCGGACCGCGCCCCAACCTTCATCGGGAAGTAG
- a CDS encoding glycosyltransferase family 2 protein translates to MSPTPVATGDGISLFMPAYNEQANVAFMIGRAREVLESLGVPWEIIIVDDGSTDGTVRETLSAGAGDPRIRAVSHGRNLGFGMAIRTGIGSSTMPWIFYTDCDGQFELGELSRIWADRERSDIVSAYRRNRRDPGLRLAYSLAYSTLTWILFTGGFKDVDCSFKLYRRSIFDRVRPRSTCGVIDLEILTLARGMGYRVRQVPVSHMERRAGEVSFETFRRGFFAWVRIGAIAEMFSQLMAFRIRAWRGDVS, encoded by the coding sequence ATGAGCCCGACCCCGGTGGCGACCGGAGACGGGATCAGCCTCTTCATGCCCGCATACAACGAGCAAGCCAACGTGGCCTTCATGATAGGCCGCGCTCGGGAGGTGCTCGAGTCGCTGGGCGTCCCGTGGGAGATCATAATCGTCGACGACGGCTCGACGGACGGAACCGTACGCGAGACACTGTCGGCCGGTGCCGGCGATCCGAGGATCAGGGCAGTATCCCACGGCAGGAATCTCGGATTCGGGATGGCCATCCGGACGGGGATAGGCAGCTCAACCATGCCCTGGATCTTCTACACGGACTGTGACGGCCAGTTCGAGCTCGGCGAGCTGTCGCGCATATGGGCGGACCGTGAGCGTTCGGACATCGTGTCGGCCTACAGGCGCAACAGACGCGATCCCGGCCTCAGGCTCGCGTATTCCCTCGCCTACAGCACCCTGACATGGATCCTGTTCACAGGGGGTTTCAAGGACGTCGACTGCTCGTTCAAGCTGTACCGGCGGTCGATCTTCGACAGGGTCAGGCCCAGGTCTACCTGCGGCGTGATCGATCTCGAGATCCTCACCCTTGCCCGCGGGATGGGATACAGGGTAAGGCAGGTGCCGGTGTCGCACATGGAGCGCAGGGCGGGAGAGGTCTCCTTCGAGACGTTCCGCAGGGGATTCTTCGCCTGGGTCAGGATAGGGGCGATCGCGGAGATGTTCTCCCAGCTCATGGCGTTCAGGATCAGGGCCTGGCGTGGCGACGTCTCCTGA
- a CDS encoding glycosyltransferase family 4 protein → MATSPERRLRDSTGRPTCAMFTPLPPLATGVATYSLRLILLTRDIIDWKVFFEEGSDPALLPADVMHAPLSTARTGDLPRSRVFMLGNSPECAGTAFALMEHRGCGVFHETVMHHMLRFCCLRDGRIDLYRRLLGFDYGPDAKAVERSLSRRMPPSSFDALLKRHPLVGSLVHASDPTVCLNAEAADALGRLSGGRRVFVVGHPLDPPAGPVLPPSALDSPVAGMVGGGHPGRNADVFVEALHILRSSGLPVSGALIGGGWPGDLPGWVTNTGRLDDARYQGWIRALSVAVDIRHPSCNETSGSLLEAMRAGVPAVLTDSGPFSRIDSGAVMRIPSPPDAKCLAAAIRRVLTDPALAAGLSAGGSRHAAAESSPERARSDWLRIAAMEPPPDPFTIPGPGSLAAALHDPPQGFSSAPRPDTGPSCWSFEGTVVLDPPPGRPVCLLSASGTGRAGSEPLQREPRVFELRGRVVLEGSGRVSQITWMEAR, encoded by the coding sequence GTGGCGACGTCTCCTGAAAGGCGCCTGCGCGACTCCACGGGCCGTCCGACCTGCGCGATGTTCACTCCGCTGCCGCCCCTCGCCACGGGGGTCGCGACCTACTCGCTCAGGCTGATCCTCCTGACCCGCGACATCATCGACTGGAAGGTCTTCTTCGAGGAAGGCTCCGATCCGGCGCTGCTGCCGGCGGACGTCATGCATGCGCCTCTCTCGACCGCCCGCACGGGCGACCTGCCGAGGTCGCGCGTCTTCATGCTTGGCAACTCGCCCGAGTGTGCGGGCACGGCTTTCGCGCTCATGGAGCACCGCGGCTGCGGCGTCTTCCACGAGACCGTCATGCACCACATGCTCAGGTTCTGCTGCCTCCGGGACGGCAGGATCGACCTCTACAGGCGGCTCCTGGGGTTCGACTACGGGCCGGACGCGAAGGCCGTCGAGAGATCCCTTTCGCGGAGGATGCCGCCCTCGAGCTTCGATGCACTGCTGAAGCGGCATCCGCTCGTCGGAAGCCTCGTTCATGCCTCTGATCCGACAGTCTGCCTCAACGCAGAGGCGGCCGACGCGCTGGGAAGGCTCTCGGGCGGCAGGAGAGTCTTCGTCGTCGGGCATCCCCTCGATCCTCCCGCCGGACCCGTACTCCCGCCTTCCGCCTTGGATTCACCGGTGGCCGGTATGGTCGGGGGCGGGCATCCCGGCAGAAATGCGGATGTCTTCGTCGAGGCCCTCCACATCCTCAGATCCTCCGGTCTCCCGGTTTCCGGCGCCCTGATAGGAGGCGGCTGGCCGGGGGACCTTCCCGGGTGGGTCACGAATACCGGCAGGCTGGACGACGCCCGATACCAGGGCTGGATAAGGGCGCTGTCGGTCGCGGTGGATATCAGACACCCCTCCTGCAACGAGACTTCGGGCAGCCTGCTGGAGGCTATGAGGGCCGGCGTCCCGGCGGTCTTGACGGACAGCGGCCCCTTCTCCAGGATCGATTCCGGGGCGGTGATGAGGATTCCTTCACCCCCCGACGCGAAGTGCCTGGCTGCCGCCATCCGAAGGGTCCTGACCGATCCCGCCCTGGCGGCCGGGCTCTCGGCCGGCGGCTCGAGGCATGCGGCAGCGGAGAGCTCTCCGGAGAGGGCACGATCCGACTGGCTCAGGATAGCGGCGATGGAGCCCCCTCCCGACCCGTTCACCATCCCCGGCCCGGGTTCGCTCGCGGCCGCACTGCACGACCCCCCGCAGGGCTTCTCCTCCGCTCCCCGGCCGGATACCGGACCTTCCTGCTGGTCCTTCGAGGGCACGGTCGTGCTCGATCCGCCACCAGGAAGGCCGGTCTGCCTGCTGTCCGCCTCGGGAACCGGCAGGGCGGGCTCGGAGCCCCTCCAGAGGGAGCCGCGCGTATTCGAACTCAGGGGCAGGGTGGTCCTGGAGGGAAGCGGCAGGGTTTCCCAGATCACATGGATGGAGGCGCGTTGA
- a CDS encoding glycosyltransferase family 1 protein: MKAVLDMTIVAHALGGVGRYTLGLARGLSRRAGELGLEVCFVDVPAARRGTLPPWPGALELADPFYSRIRGLARASGMIGLERITRGSRIGRLADADLYHVSGVQPRYPRGRAAVLTFFDPSALEHPEWHTPDTVRYARAEADMARRGAALLAISEWAAARARAIFGPGSLIGVAGGAADGIFSPGEPDPSVLGNLGLEPGGYLLHVGNYVPRKNIPLLLEARSLAACRGAGMPLVLAGAGGWREPDARAPGVLALRAVSDSTMLSLYRGARALLLPSLYEGLGLPALEAMACGTGVVASDATALPETLAGCGMLLPPGDAGAWADAIVALEAGGLASELASRALGRPRQTWDSVAERACAFYLEAAR; the protein is encoded by the coding sequence ATGAAGGCCGTACTGGACATGACCATCGTCGCCCACGCCCTGGGCGGGGTAGGCAGGTACACCCTGGGGCTCGCGCGCGGCCTCTCGCGAAGGGCCGGCGAACTGGGTCTCGAGGTCTGCTTCGTCGACGTCCCCGCGGCCAGGAGGGGCACCCTGCCGCCGTGGCCTGGAGCCCTCGAGCTGGCCGATCCCTTCTATTCGAGGATCCGGGGATTGGCCAGGGCATCGGGCATGATCGGGCTGGAGCGCATCACGCGTGGCTCCAGGATAGGAAGGCTTGCGGACGCCGACCTCTACCACGTAAGCGGGGTCCAGCCGCGATACCCGCGCGGCCGCGCGGCGGTGCTGACGTTCTTCGATCCCTCGGCCCTCGAACACCCGGAATGGCACACCCCCGACACCGTGCGCTACGCCCGTGCCGAGGCGGACATGGCCCGCCGCGGTGCGGCCCTGCTGGCCATCTCCGAATGGGCTGCGGCGCGGGCACGCGCGATCTTCGGCCCCGGCAGCCTGATCGGGGTGGCCGGAGGAGCGGCCGACGGCATTTTCTCCCCCGGCGAGCCCGATCCCTCGGTTCTAGGGAACCTCGGCCTGGAACCGGGCGGATACCTGCTCCATGTCGGGAACTACGTACCGAGGAAGAACATCCCTCTGCTTCTCGAAGCGAGATCCCTCGCAGCCTGCAGAGGCGCCGGCATGCCGCTGGTGCTGGCGGGTGCGGGCGGCTGGCGGGAGCCCGACGCGCGAGCCCCCGGGGTCCTTGCGCTGAGGGCGGTGTCGGATTCGACGATGCTCTCCCTCTACCGGGGGGCGAGGGCCCTGCTGCTGCCCAGCCTCTACGAGGGGCTCGGGCTGCCCGCCCTGGAGGCGATGGCCTGCGGAACGGGAGTGGTCGCCTCCGATGCGACGGCACTCCCCGAGACGCTCGCAGGCTGCGGAATGCTCCTGCCTCCCGGAGATGCCGGGGCATGGGCCGATGCCATCGTGGCGCTCGAGGCGGGCGGGCTCGCTTCGGAGCTGGCCTCGAGAGCCCTCGGGAGGCCCCGCCAGACATGGGATTCCGTGGCGGAGAGGGCGTGCGCCTTCTACCTGGAGGCTGCGCGATGA